Proteins co-encoded in one Acidithiobacillus caldus ATCC 51756 genomic window:
- a CDS encoding YqaJ viral recombinase family protein: MLRYHRVEQGTPEWLSLRLRHFTGSEAPAMMGVSPYLGRNELLRQKATGMVPEVDATTQVIFDAGHAAEAAIRPAAERVIGEELFPGTCSRDVDGLPLLASLDGLTMDGSIVWENKLKNEETIAHIAEHGEPPLHHVWQLEHQLLVTGAEKALFTCGTDGEDFVRCWYESRPERREAILAGWKRFAEDLANYTLRPDEYEFIGVAPDRLPALHVAVSGRILASNIAEWRDRTLEILAGIPRDLRTDQDFANAEETIRWAKEALDRIAVVKDAVLAQMPDVEQMFRSLDDIGEALGRTVKDLDGLVKVRKDNIRLEMVQKAAESVRAHYDALALELGAYAPTMPSALLAELGASIKGTRTAKAAAAKLDSAVAQAKIAADRDADRLRTARRLFADAAARVGVDLWPDGPALAQTMDEDALLGVIARRVNAHRLQGSRPTSKASKTLSLEAICARISPLGITKAGLAQLGFAPLPDGGYLEADFPKICAALVATLQSAAKSEMADAA, from the coding sequence ATGCTCCGCTACCATCGCGTCGAACAGGGTACTCCAGAGTGGCTGTCTCTGCGCCTTCGGCACTTCACCGGAAGCGAAGCGCCGGCCATGATGGGCGTGAGCCCCTATCTGGGGCGAAATGAACTCTTGCGCCAGAAGGCTACGGGTATGGTCCCGGAAGTCGATGCCACGACCCAGGTGATTTTCGACGCGGGGCATGCTGCGGAAGCCGCCATTCGTCCAGCGGCGGAGCGGGTGATCGGGGAAGAGCTTTTCCCGGGCACCTGCAGTCGCGATGTCGATGGCTTGCCACTGCTGGCCAGCCTCGATGGCCTCACCATGGACGGGTCCATTGTCTGGGAAAACAAGCTCAAGAACGAAGAGACCATTGCCCACATCGCCGAACATGGAGAGCCTCCCCTGCATCACGTCTGGCAGCTGGAGCACCAGCTGCTGGTGACCGGAGCAGAAAAGGCGCTTTTCACCTGCGGCACAGACGGTGAAGACTTTGTTCGCTGCTGGTATGAGAGTCGCCCAGAACGCCGCGAGGCAATCCTGGCCGGCTGGAAGCGGTTTGCGGAGGACTTGGCAAACTACACGCTGCGCCCAGACGAATACGAGTTCATTGGAGTGGCGCCGGATCGTTTGCCGGCACTGCACGTTGCGGTATCTGGTCGTATTCTCGCCAGCAATATTGCCGAGTGGCGCGACCGGACTCTGGAGATTCTGGCCGGCATTCCTCGCGACCTGCGCACCGATCAGGATTTCGCGAATGCTGAGGAGACTATCCGGTGGGCCAAGGAAGCCCTGGATCGCATAGCGGTGGTCAAGGATGCGGTACTCGCACAAATGCCGGACGTAGAACAGATGTTTCGTTCACTCGACGATATCGGCGAGGCATTGGGCCGTACCGTGAAGGATCTGGACGGGCTCGTGAAGGTGCGCAAGGACAATATCCGGCTCGAGATGGTGCAAAAAGCCGCCGAGTCGGTCCGCGCCCACTACGACGCCCTGGCACTGGAACTGGGGGCCTATGCTCCGACGATGCCGTCGGCTCTGCTGGCCGAACTTGGAGCGAGCATCAAAGGCACCCGTACGGCAAAGGCGGCGGCAGCGAAGCTGGATAGCGCCGTTGCCCAGGCCAAAATCGCTGCGGATCGGGACGCAGATCGGCTGCGCACGGCTCGGCGTCTCTTTGCCGATGCCGCTGCCCGGGTTGGAGTCGATCTCTGGCCGGACGGGCCAGCCTTGGCCCAGACTATGGACGAGGACGCTCTGCTCGGGGTCATTGCCCGGCGGGTGAATGCCCACCGCTTGCAAGGTTCCCGTCCCACGTCCAAGGCATCCAAAACCTTGTCGCTCGAAGCGATCTGTGCGCGCATCTCGCCGCTGGGCATTACCAAGGCAGGGCTCGCGCAACTCGGTTTTGCCCCGCTCCCGGACGGAGGGTATCTCGAGGCGGATTTCCCGAAAATCTGTGCCGCACTTGTGGCCACCTTGCAGTCTGCGGCCAAGAGCGAGATGGCCGATGCCGCTTGA
- a CDS encoding DUF1289 domain-containing protein, whose product MPLEAKDSPCRGFCTTALGDDVCRSCGRTFEEVTGWIGYSEEQKQACWERLIREGWVDLDRTPLRGK is encoded by the coding sequence ATGCCGCTTGAGGCAAAGGATTCCCCGTGCCGTGGATTCTGTACGACGGCTCTGGGAGACGACGTGTGCCGGTCCTGCGGCCGGACCTTCGAGGAGGTCACCGGCTGGATCGGTTACAGCGAGGAACAGAAGCAGGCTTGTTGGGAGCGATTGATTCGTGAAGGATGGGTCGATCTGGATCGCACCCCCCTCCGTGGTAAGTGA
- a CDS encoding tyrosine-type recombinase/integrase — MLYKRGKTWWVDFVDASGQRVRRSAGTTDKAAAQELHDQLRAEAWRQSKLGEAPARTWDEAALRWLEEKTHKATLEKDEQQLEWLHPYLSGKKLKDISWETIRGILEIKKKETSASTANHYLALIRGILRRANKWGWLEVLPSFEPYPVKNQRLRWLTQEEAARLLQELPPHLASMAEFSLLTGLRQSNVTGLEWSQVDMQRRCAWIHPDQAKARKPIPVSLNEQAVQVLLRQIGKHPRYVFTYKGRPVTQVTTKAWRNALQRAGIEDFTWHGLRHTWASWHVQAGTPLLVLQQMGGWASLDMVQRYAHLSADHVAQYAGNVSVHGTKKAQSPLRVVPSVV; from the coding sequence ATGCTCTATAAGCGTGGTAAAACATGGTGGGTTGACTTCGTCGATGCAAGCGGCCAGAGAGTTAGGCGCTCGGCTGGCACGACGGACAAAGCGGCCGCGCAGGAACTGCACGACCAGCTGAGGGCCGAGGCGTGGCGACAGTCGAAACTCGGAGAAGCCCCGGCGCGCACCTGGGACGAGGCTGCGTTACGGTGGCTTGAGGAAAAAACGCACAAGGCAACCTTAGAGAAAGATGAGCAGCAGCTGGAGTGGTTGCATCCCTACCTATCCGGGAAAAAGCTGAAAGACATCTCTTGGGAGACGATTCGAGGCATTCTCGAAATAAAGAAGAAAGAAACGTCCGCGAGCACGGCCAATCATTACCTGGCTTTGATTCGCGGTATTCTACGGCGTGCAAACAAATGGGGATGGCTGGAAGTTTTGCCATCCTTTGAACCGTATCCAGTAAAAAACCAGCGGTTACGCTGGTTGACCCAGGAAGAAGCGGCCAGGCTGTTGCAGGAACTTCCACCGCATTTGGCAAGCATGGCGGAATTTTCCTTGCTGACCGGGTTGCGTCAATCCAATGTGACCGGATTGGAGTGGTCACAGGTGGACATGCAGCGCCGTTGTGCCTGGATCCATCCGGACCAGGCCAAAGCCAGAAAGCCCATACCCGTGAGCCTCAACGAACAGGCCGTGCAAGTGTTGCTGCGCCAGATTGGGAAGCATCCCCGGTACGTTTTCACGTACAAGGGCCGACCCGTAACGCAAGTCACAACCAAGGCTTGGCGGAACGCGCTCCAGCGGGCTGGTATCGAGGACTTCACGTGGCATGGCTTACGACATACGTGGGCAAGCTGGCACGTCCAGGCAGGCACCCCGCTGCTCGTCCTGCAGCAGATGGGTGGCTGGGCATCGCTCGACATGGTGCAGCGGTACGCGCATTTGTCCGCCGACCATGTGGCGCAGTACGCAGGGAATGTGTCGGTTCATGGTACAAAAAAGGCACAGTCCCCATTGAGAGTTGTGCCGAGTGTCGTGTAA
- a CDS encoding MBL fold metallo-hydrolase: MSVRVRFLGTGSSAGTPQVGCDCAVCRSDDPRNRRSRASILVEAEGVALLVDTGPDLRQQLLRENVRALTAVLYTHFHADHINGIDDLRAFNFLQKQVLDCYGDVRTGKELEERFRYCFLPPDPAWAKPSLRMHHLDGPREFGPLRVTPVPVLHGHLQIFGYRFNDVAYLTDLKRIPESSMALLQKLDILILDCLREEEHPTHINVTEAIALAKEIGARYTYFTHMTHDLGFASLAERLPEGMAPAYDGLQIRSAG, from the coding sequence ATGAGTGTGCGGGTGCGCTTCTTGGGTACGGGGTCCAGTGCCGGAACTCCGCAGGTGGGTTGCGATTGCGCCGTTTGCCGCAGTGACGACCCGCGCAACCGCCGTAGTCGTGCCAGCATCCTCGTAGAGGCCGAGGGGGTGGCGCTGCTGGTGGATACTGGCCCGGATCTGCGTCAGCAACTGCTGCGGGAAAACGTCCGCGCGCTGACAGCGGTGCTCTACACCCATTTTCACGCCGACCACATCAACGGCATCGACGACCTCCGGGCATTCAACTTCCTGCAAAAACAGGTGCTCGACTGCTATGGCGATGTGCGAACGGGCAAGGAGCTCGAGGAGCGTTTTCGCTACTGTTTCCTGCCACCCGATCCCGCCTGGGCAAAGCCCTCCTTGCGCATGCACCACCTGGATGGTCCACGGGAGTTTGGGCCGCTGAGGGTGACTCCCGTGCCGGTGCTGCACGGCCATCTCCAGATTTTTGGCTACCGTTTCAACGACGTGGCCTATCTTACCGATCTCAAGCGCATACCCGAAAGCAGCATGGCTTTATTGCAAAAGCTCGATATCCTCATCCTCGATTGCTTGCGCGAAGAAGAACATCCGACCCACATCAATGTGACCGAAGCCATAGCGCTCGCCAAGGAAATCGGTGCGCGGTATACTTACTTTACGCACATGACCCACGACCTCGGTTTTGCGAGCCTGGCCGAGCGGCTGCCCGAGGGCATGGCGCCGGCCTACGATGGCCTCCAGATCCGGTCCGCAGGCTGA